GCAAGCCGGTCGGCCTCGTCCTGTGAGACCAGCGCGCCGACCAGTTCGTCGAGCTCGCCTTCCAAAATCTCGGGCAGGCGGTGCAGCGTCAGGTTGATTCGGTGGTCGGTCACCCGCCCCTGCGGGAAATTATACGTCCGGATTCGCTCCGAACGATCGCCCGAGCCGACCATCGAGCGCCGCGCGCCGACGCGCTCGGCCGCCAGCCGCTCGCGCTCGGCCTCGTACAGGCGGGTGCGGAGCACCTTCATCGCCTTGGCCTTGTTCTTGTGCTGCGAACGCTCGTCCTGCTGGATCACGACGATCCCGGTGGGCAAGTGCGTGATCCGCACCGCGCTGTCGGTGGTGTTGACGCCCTGGCCGCCGGGGCCGGAGGCGCGGTAGATGTCGATGCGCAGGTCCCTGTCGTCGATCTGCACGTCCGCCTCTTCGGCCTCGGGCAGCACCGCGACGGTGGCGGCGGAGGTGTGGATGCGCCCGCCTGCCTCTGTGGCGGGGACGCGCTGGACCCGGTGCACGCCGCTCTCGAACTTCAATTTGGCGAACACGCCGGTGCCGGTGATGCCGATCACGACTTCCTTGTAGCCGCCCGCTTCCGAGCTGCTCGCCGAGATCAGCTCGGTCCGCCAGCCGAGCCGATCGGCATAGCGCTGATACATGCGCAGCAGGTCGCCCGCGAACAGCGCGGCCTCGTCGCCACCCACGCCGGCGCGGATCTCGAGCAGCGCCGGGCGTTCGTCGGCCGAATCCCGCGGGAGCAGCGCGAGCGCCAGCTTGCGTTCGGCCTCCGCGAGCGTGCCTTCGTTGGCGCGGAGCTCCTCCACCGCCATCGCGCGCAGTTCGTCATCGGCGTCCTGCGTCATCTGCTGGAGCGACTGCCCCTCGGCGCGCAGCCGCCGCACATAGCCCGCCGCCACGGCCACGGGCTCAATCTCGGCATATTCCTTGGAGACCTGGACGAAGCGATCGCCGCCGAGTTCGCCCGACGCCATCAGCGCCTGCAACTCGTCACGCCGCGCCTCGATCGCCGCGATGCGGTCCGGCGGGATACGGGTCATTCGGTCGGGCCACCCCAGGCGATATTGGCGAATACCGCGTCGATAGCAGCGGCGTCGCCGACATTGACCTTGAGCCGCTTCGAGGTGGCGCCGTCGGCGACCCCAAGCGAGAGCAGCGCGTCGGGGTTGCTCTTCATGGCCTTGTCGAAGCGCTTGCGCGGCGAGCCGGTGGCGAGCAGCTCGGCCGCCAGTCCGGCGCGACGCAGCGCGGAAACGGCACGCACGCCATCGGCCTGCACGCGATCGTCCTCGACCACGACATAGACCTGGATCGCGGCCGCCTTGGGCTCCTCGATTAGCATCGCCAGCCGCTCGACCCCGGCCGCCCAGCCCACGCCTGCGGTTTCGGGACCGCCGAGCGAGCCGATCAGCCCGTCATAGCGGCCGCCGGCCAGCACCGTGCCCTGCGCGCCCAGCCGGTCCGTCACGAACTCGAACGCGGTGTGGCGGTAATAATCGAGGCCGCGCACCAGCCGCGCATTGCGCGTCCAGGCGACACCCGCCGCATCCAGCCCGTCGGTCACCGCCTTGAAGAAGGCGGCGGCTTCGTCGGTCAGATAGGCATCGATGTCCGGCGCGCTATCCGCGATCGGGCGGTCGCGCGGGTCCTTCGAATCGAGGATCCGCAGCGGGTTCTTCTCAAGACGCGCCAGGCTGTCTTCGGACAGTTCGCCCTTGTGCGCCTCGAAATGCGCGACCAGCGCGGTGCGCCAGGCGTCGCGGGTCGCGGCGTCGCCCAGCGTGTTGAGCTGCAGCGTCACGCCCTCGGCGATGCCGAGCTCCTTGAGTAGCTGGTCGGCCAGCACCAGCAGCTCGACATCGGCGGCGGGTTCGGGCGCGCCGAGGATTTCGGCGTCGATCTGGTGGAACTGGCGATAGCGGCCCTTTTGCGGGCGCTCGTAGCGGAACACCGGGCCCGAGGTCGCGACCTTCAGCGGCGCGAACTGCT
This genomic window from Sphingomonas sp. contains:
- the prfA gene encoding peptide chain release factor 1 translates to MTRIPPDRIAAIEARRDELQALMASGELGGDRFVQVSKEYAEIEPVAVAAGYVRRLRAEGQSLQQMTQDADDELRAMAVEELRANEGTLAEAERKLALALLPRDSADERPALLEIRAGVGGDEAALFAGDLLRMYQRYADRLGWRTELISASSSEAGGYKEVVIGITGTGVFAKLKFESGVHRVQRVPATEAGGRIHTSAATVAVLPEAEEADVQIDDRDLRIDIYRASGPGGQGVNTTDSAVRITHLPTGIVVIQQDERSQHKNKAKAMKVLRTRLYEAERERLAAERVGARRSMVGSGDRSERIRTYNFPQGRVTDHRINLTLHRLPEILEGELDELVGALVSQDEADRLAQLDG
- the hisS gene encoding histidine--tRNA ligase, which translates into the protein MARIQTPQRIRGTQDIFGEDQRRFAAVLEMFDRVRKLYCFQRLEIPIFEATGVFARSMGETSDVVSKEMYTFEDRGGDSITLRPEFTAGIARAYISEGWQQFAPLKVATSGPVFRYERPQKGRYRQFHQIDAEILGAPEPAADVELLVLADQLLKELGIAEGVTLQLNTLGDAATRDAWRTALVAHFEAHKGELSEDSLARLEKNPLRILDSKDPRDRPIADSAPDIDAYLTDEAAAFFKAVTDGLDAAGVAWTRNARLVRGLDYYRHTAFEFVTDRLGAQGTVLAGGRYDGLIGSLGGPETAGVGWAAGVERLAMLIEEPKAAAIQVYVVVEDDRVQADGVRAVSALRRAGLAAELLATGSPRKRFDKAMKSNPDALLSLGVADGATSKRLKVNVGDAAAIDAVFANIAWGGPTE